AAAATGCATCCATTAATTATTGGGAGGAATTATTCACATGGCCAAAAAACAATTTGTCATTACCGCCGAAGAAGGCTTGCACGCACGCCCAGCTGCAGCACTTGTCAGTGAAGCCAACCGCTTTCAAAGCGAATTGTCATTAGAATTCAAGAACCGAACCGTCAACCTGAAATCCATACTCGGCGTAATGGGGCTTGGGATCCCGACCCGCTCCACGATCATCATCCATGCGGACGGCCCAGATGAACAACAAGCTCTTATTGCGGCCAACGAGCTCTTGCTGGCCAAAGGTATGATTGATGCCGAAAGCTAAACTCCACACACATCAAAAAACCGCCATCCGGCATATACCGGATGGCGGTTTTACATTTATGCAGCAACTGTGATGTTTTTCTTTAGTAACCCGACCAAAATCGCAGTCACGAAAGAACCAATGAGAATGGCCAGTAAATACATCAAAATGCTTGTTACTCCACCGTCTACTAGACCGATGACGAATACGCCGCCGTGTGGTGCGCGTAGCCCGATATCGAATAGCATGACGAGCGCGCCTGTTGTGGCTGCCCCTGCGATCGCAGACGGGATAACCCGTGCCGGATCGGCAGCAGCAAACGGGATGACGCCTTCTGTAATGAAGCTTGCGCCGAGAACATACGCCGTCTTGCCGGCTTCACGTTCTGGCTTAGTGAATTTCTTCTTGAACATCGTCGTAGCGATGGC
This is a stretch of genomic DNA from Planococcus maritimus. It encodes these proteins:
- a CDS encoding HPr family phosphocarrier protein, whose product is MAKKQFVITAEEGLHARPAAALVSEANRFQSELSLEFKNRTVNLKSILGVMGLGIPTRSTIIIHADGPDEQQALIAANELLLAKGMIDAES